A genomic region of Bradyrhizobium sp. ORS 278 contains the following coding sequences:
- a CDS encoding TRAP transporter large permease, with the protein MELIILGATFFGFLILGVPVAFAIGLSAICTILYEGLPVAVIFQQMMSGMNIFSFLAIPFFVFSGELMLHGGVADKIVQLAKNLVGHIRGGLGMSNVVACTLFGGVSGSPVADVSAMGAVMIPMMKKEGFDTDYAVNVTTHASLVGALMPTSHNMIIYALAAGGKVSIGALIAAGLLPALVLMVCMLVAAYAVAVKRGYPAGKFPGWAEVARSFAAALPGLLIVGIILAGILSGVFTATESAAVAVTYTIVLTFFIYRTMTLKNFLRAAAKAVKTTGVVLLLIGVSTMFQYLMGLYEVADFAGDLMSKVSSQPWMIFLLINIILFLLGTFMDMAATILICTPIFLPIAMKAGMDPVQFGMLMLINCALGLNTPPVGTTQFVGCAIGGISVGAVMRTILPFYAALIAALMFVTYVPAFSLWLPRLLMGYKG; encoded by the coding sequence ATGGAACTGATCATTCTCGGCGCCACCTTCTTCGGCTTCCTGATCCTCGGCGTCCCCGTCGCATTCGCGATCGGCCTCTCCGCCATCTGCACCATTCTCTATGAAGGTCTGCCGGTCGCGGTGATCTTCCAGCAGATGATGTCCGGGATGAACATCTTCTCGTTCCTGGCGATCCCGTTCTTCGTCTTCAGCGGCGAGCTGATGCTGCATGGCGGCGTCGCCGACAAGATCGTGCAGCTCGCCAAGAATCTGGTCGGCCACATCCGCGGCGGCTTGGGCATGTCGAACGTCGTGGCCTGCACCTTGTTCGGCGGCGTCTCCGGCTCCCCGGTCGCCGACGTCTCGGCGATGGGCGCGGTGATGATCCCGATGATGAAGAAGGAAGGGTTCGACACCGACTACGCCGTCAACGTCACCACCCATGCCTCGCTGGTCGGCGCGCTGATGCCGACCAGCCACAACATGATCATCTATGCGCTCGCCGCCGGCGGCAAGGTGTCGATCGGCGCGCTGATCGCCGCAGGCCTGCTGCCGGCGCTGGTGCTGATGGTCTGCATGCTCGTCGCCGCCTACGCGGTCGCAGTGAAGCGCGGCTACCCGGCCGGCAAGTTTCCCGGCTGGGCGGAAGTAGCTCGCTCGTTCGCGGCGGCGCTGCCCGGCCTGCTGATCGTCGGCATCATCCTGGCGGGCATCCTCTCCGGCGTCTTCACCGCCACCGAATCCGCCGCCGTCGCGGTGACCTACACGATCGTGCTGACGTTCTTCATCTACCGCACCATGACGCTGAAGAACTTCCTGCGGGCCGCCGCCAAGGCGGTGAAGACCACCGGTGTGGTGCTACTGCTGATAGGCGTCTCGACGATGTTCCAGTATCTGATGGGACTCTACGAGGTGGCGGATTTCGCCGGCGACCTGATGAGCAAGGTCTCGTCGCAGCCCTGGATGATCTTCCTGCTGATCAACATCATCCTGTTCCTGCTCGGCACCTTCATGGACATGGCGGCGACGATCCTGATCTGCACCCCGATCTTCCTGCCGATCGCGATGAAGGCCGGCATGGACCCCGTGCAGTTCGGCATGCTGATGCTGATCAACTGCGCGCTCGGCCTCAACACCCCGCCGGTCGGCACCACCCAGTTCGTCGGCTGCGCCATCGGCGGCATCTCGGTCGGCGCGGTCATGCGCACCATCCTGCCGTTCTACGCCGCCCTGATCGCCGCCCTGATGTTCGTGACCTACGTCCCGGCGTTCTCGCTGTGGCTGCCGCGATTGCTGATGGGGTACAAGGGATGA
- a CDS encoding ABC transporter substrate-binding protein: MTRLLALLAAISVLIGSAEARSLDAIRSLGQIGLCAHPNSLPFASKAGDPPGFQVEMGQALARELGVSLRLDWIITMFQMRAAGCDLVMDVIADPEALGEIRLKTTKPYYHTGVALAVPQDSRLTSISGLDQTTKVGVQVGSIAAMLISQRHVPISTFGFEIDSLDALANHEIAAAAVTPANAAYYNQTHPDKTLRIIALDDSEPSLNWNVAIGMVRPDDALREAMETALARLRADGTVERIYARYGVTLQEPK; encoded by the coding sequence ATGACACGACTGCTCGCGCTGCTCGCCGCCATCAGCGTCCTGATCGGTTCAGCCGAAGCGCGCTCGCTCGACGCGATCCGTTCGCTCGGCCAGATCGGGCTGTGCGCCCATCCCAATTCGCTGCCCTTCGCCAGCAAGGCCGGCGACCCGCCGGGCTTCCAGGTTGAGATGGGGCAGGCGCTGGCGCGCGAGCTCGGCGTGTCGCTTCGGCTCGACTGGATCATCACCATGTTCCAGATGCGCGCGGCCGGCTGCGACCTCGTCATGGACGTCATCGCCGATCCCGAGGCGCTGGGGGAAATTCGGCTGAAGACGACCAAGCCCTACTATCACACGGGCGTGGCGCTGGCGGTGCCGCAGGATAGCAGGCTCACGTCCATTTCCGGCCTCGACCAGACGACGAAGGTCGGGGTTCAGGTCGGATCGATCGCGGCGATGCTGATCAGCCAGCGCCATGTGCCGATATCGACCTTCGGCTTCGAGATCGACAGCCTCGATGCGCTGGCCAATCACGAGATCGCTGCCGCCGCGGTGACGCCGGCCAATGCCGCCTATTACAACCAGACCCATCCGGACAAGACGCTCCGGATCATTGCCCTCGACGACAGCGAGCCAAGCCTGAACTGGAACGTGGCCATCGGCATGGTCCGCCCGGACGACGCGCTGCGCGAGGCCATGGAGACCGCGCTGGCCCGCCTGCGCGCCGACGGCACCGTCGAGCGCATCTACGCCCGCTATGGCGTGACCTTGCAGGAGCCGAAGTAG
- a CDS encoding cytochrome c, protein MKHEKIRLMLKNLTGRNVKGALQTGKISARWSAIAAAMLACIAPVFAQSAAPAPQAEPFDVQQLFASSCGWCHSDAGRVAGKGPQLMDTQRSDDFIRNRIKVGKPGAMPAFGEAFTDVQIDAIIAYIRALKPD, encoded by the coding sequence ATGAAGCATGAAAAGATCAGGCTTATGTTGAAGAACCTGACGGGAAGGAACGTCAAAGGGGCGCTGCAGACTGGCAAGATATCGGCGCGGTGGTCAGCGATTGCGGCGGCTATGTTGGCCTGCATCGCACCGGTGTTCGCACAATCCGCTGCGCCCGCGCCTCAGGCCGAGCCGTTCGACGTCCAGCAATTATTCGCATCGAGCTGCGGCTGGTGCCACTCAGACGCCGGCCGGGTCGCCGGAAAGGGCCCGCAGCTCATGGACACGCAACGCAGCGACGACTTCATCCGGAACCGGATCAAGGTCGGCAAGCCCGGCGCGATGCCGGCATTCGGCGAGGCCTTCACCGACGTGCAGATCGACGCGATCATCGCCTACATTCGGGCGTTGAAGCCTGATTAG
- a CDS encoding PQQ-binding-like beta-propeller repeat protein produces the protein MMKQRRRLAAPIALAITTTLAASVAAAQTVDTARIEAGGQNDWLTYHGSYKSYHYSPLAQINASNVGNLGVAWIHIPGRSTRGLQSMPLAADGVLYYTGSYSRVFALNGATGEVIWSYFPELDEALVARQTHSPYNRGVAIGEGKVFVGTMDGRLIALDMKTGKLAWETKLLDSQKLTVGFTGAPLYANGNVVIGAQGGEWPGRGPIFGVNAATGAKKWEFLTVAGTDEAQKSWGNDSWRTGGGGGWMPGTYDSETSTVWWGTANPAPLYDWSGGDWKTQGARPGDNLYTSSVIGLDIDSGKLKFHHQELPHDAWDFDSAVGEFVMLDRDGKKLTVHPNKSGYIFVYDREAKVQNVWRITENSNFVKNIDPKTGELIGRRDFTAGKVSEPLCPHISGGVSWNAGSYNPKTGLYYKLGQEWCMTLDIVKTTPVVAPQAQLNIGANFAIAKPPGGEIYGHLDARDPVTGAKKWEVRFPEPPLASVLSTGGNLVFVPDSRGTVHAYDAESGTELWNHSDGTGHQGGIISYAVNGKQYIAITAGFGGMAADDYAPTFGGVYKSMPRDDGALIVYSLK, from the coding sequence ATGATGAAGCAACGGAGACGTCTGGCTGCGCCCATCGCGCTTGCCATCACCACGACACTGGCCGCGTCGGTGGCCGCGGCACAAACGGTCGATACGGCGCGCATCGAAGCCGGCGGCCAGAACGACTGGCTGACCTACCACGGCTCCTACAAGTCCTATCACTACAGTCCGCTCGCGCAGATCAACGCCAGCAATGTCGGCAATCTCGGCGTCGCCTGGATTCACATCCCCGGACGCTCCACCCGCGGTTTGCAGTCGATGCCGCTGGCCGCCGACGGCGTGCTCTACTACACCGGTTCCTACAGCCGCGTGTTTGCGCTGAACGGCGCCACCGGCGAGGTGATCTGGTCCTACTTCCCCGAGCTGGACGAGGCGCTGGTCGCGCGGCAGACCCACTCGCCCTACAATCGCGGCGTCGCCATCGGCGAAGGCAAGGTGTTCGTCGGCACCATGGACGGCCGGCTGATCGCGCTCGACATGAAGACCGGCAAGCTGGCCTGGGAGACCAAGCTGCTCGACTCGCAGAAGCTGACGGTCGGCTTCACCGGCGCGCCGCTCTATGCCAATGGCAATGTCGTGATCGGCGCGCAGGGCGGCGAATGGCCGGGCCGCGGCCCGATCTTCGGCGTCAACGCCGCGACCGGCGCGAAGAAGTGGGAGTTCCTGACGGTCGCCGGCACCGACGAGGCCCAGAAGAGCTGGGGCAATGATTCCTGGCGTACCGGCGGCGGTGGCGGCTGGATGCCCGGCACCTATGACAGCGAGACCTCGACGGTCTGGTGGGGCACCGCCAACCCGGCGCCGCTCTACGACTGGTCGGGCGGCGACTGGAAGACACAAGGCGCGCGCCCCGGCGACAATCTCTACACGTCGTCGGTGATCGGCCTCGATATCGACAGCGGCAAGCTGAAATTCCATCACCAGGAGCTGCCGCACGATGCCTGGGATTTCGACAGCGCGGTCGGCGAGTTCGTGATGCTCGATCGCGACGGCAAGAAGCTGACGGTCCATCCCAACAAGAGCGGCTACATCTTCGTCTATGACCGCGAAGCGAAGGTGCAGAACGTCTGGCGCATCACCGAGAACAGCAACTTCGTCAAGAACATCGACCCCAAGACCGGTGAGCTGATCGGGCGCCGCGACTTCACCGCCGGCAAGGTGTCCGAGCCGCTCTGCCCGCACATCTCCGGCGGCGTCAGCTGGAACGCCGGCTCCTACAATCCGAAGACGGGCCTGTACTACAAGCTCGGTCAGGAATGGTGTATGACGCTCGACATCGTCAAGACGACGCCGGTGGTGGCGCCGCAGGCGCAGCTGAACATCGGGGCCAACTTCGCAATCGCCAAGCCGCCGGGCGGCGAGATCTACGGCCATCTCGATGCCCGGGATCCCGTCACCGGCGCCAAAAAGTGGGAGGTGCGCTTCCCCGAGCCGCCGCTCGCCAGCGTGCTCTCGACCGGCGGCAATCTCGTGTTCGTGCCGGATTCGCGCGGCACGGTTCACGCCTATGATGCCGAGAGCGGCACCGAGCTGTGGAATCACTCCGACGGCACCGGCCATCAGGGCGGCATCATCAGCTATGCGGTCAATGGCAAGCAGTACATCGCCATCACGGCCGGCTTCGGCGGCATGGCGGCCGACGACTATGCTCCGACCTTCGGCGGCGTCTACAAGAGCATGCCGAGGGATGACGGCGCGCTCATCGTCTATAGCCTGAAGTAA
- a CDS encoding NAD(P)-dependent oxidoreductase: MAAIGFIGLGVMGEPICRNLARKSGATVLGFDRADAPLQRLAAVGVIRAASLAELAREAELIFMALPSGKHVQSVCDGDDGLLRHAEARHTIVDLGTSPVQATRELATHFAAKGAAFADAPIARTRQAAEDGTLSVMVGADAATFERLRPLIAMFATDITHCGGVGAGQVVKILNNMVLMQTVVALGEALETGKRAGLDPKLLFETLAKGSADSFALRNHGMKAMLPDTYPERAFSTEYARKDIGYALDLARSVQIDLPGAELADRRLGEAIEAGYGDLYWPVLARVIGASG, from the coding sequence ATGGCGGCGATCGGATTCATCGGTTTGGGCGTCATGGGCGAGCCGATCTGCCGCAATCTGGCGCGAAAGTCCGGCGCCACCGTGCTCGGCTTCGACCGCGCGGATGCGCCGCTGCAGCGGCTCGCCGCGGTCGGCGTCATCAGGGCCGCGTCGCTCGCCGAGCTGGCGCGCGAGGCCGAATTGATCTTCATGGCGTTGCCGAGCGGCAAGCATGTCCAATCCGTGTGCGACGGGGATGACGGCCTGCTCCGCCACGCGGAGGCACGTCACACCATCGTGGACCTCGGCACCTCGCCGGTACAGGCCACCCGCGAGCTCGCGACGCATTTTGCAGCGAAGGGCGCCGCTTTCGCCGATGCGCCGATCGCCCGCACCCGCCAAGCGGCCGAAGACGGCACGCTGAGCGTGATGGTGGGCGCCGACGCGGCGACGTTCGAACGGCTGCGGCCGCTGATCGCGATGTTCGCGACCGACATCACCCATTGCGGTGGCGTCGGCGCCGGCCAGGTCGTGAAGATCCTCAACAACATGGTGCTGATGCAGACCGTGGTGGCGCTCGGCGAGGCGCTGGAGACCGGCAAGCGCGCGGGCCTCGATCCCAAGCTGCTGTTCGAGACCCTCGCCAAGGGCTCCGCCGACAGCTTCGCGCTGCGCAACCACGGCATGAAAGCGATGCTGCCCGACACATACCCAGAGCGCGCATTCTCGACCGAATATGCACGCAAGGACATCGGTTATGCGCTGGATCTCGCCAGGTCCGTGCAGATCGATCTGCCGGGCGCGGAGCTCGCCGACAGACGATTGGGAGAGGCCATCGAGGCGGGCTATGGCGATCTGTATTGGCCGGTGCTGGCGCGCGTGATTGGAGCGTCAGGCTAG